The Chroicocephalus ridibundus chromosome 3, bChrRid1.1, whole genome shotgun sequence genome has a segment encoding these proteins:
- the MRAP2 gene encoding melanocortin-2 receptor accessory protein 2 codes for MSALRLISNRTSQQALSNSDYTWEYEYYEYGPVSFEGLKAHKYSIVIGFWVGLAVFVIFMFFVLTLLTKTGAPHQDNAEPSEKRFCMNSFVADFGRPLESERVFSRQIAEESRSLFHFCINEVEHLDKAKQSQKGPSLESHIHFQEVPRSSGMFEEDLNCLTKFNIPNFVNTEQNSSLGEDDLLISEPPIILESKSVMQSSHRILD; via the exons ATGTCTGCCCTGAGGCTGATTTCTAACAGAACCTCCCAGCAGGCCTTGTCTAACTCTGATTACACCTGGGAGTATGAGTACTATGAGTATGGACCAGTGTCGTTTGAAGGCCTGAAGGCTCATAAGT ATTCCATTGTGATTGGATTTTGGGTTGGTCTTGCGGTTTTTGTCATCTTCATGTTTTTTGTCTTGACCCTGCTGACGAAGACAGGAGCACCACATCAAGA cAATGCAGAACCCtctgaaaaaagattttgcatgaATAGCTTTGTGGCAGATTTTGGAAGACCTCTAGAGTCAGAGAGGGTCTTTTCTCGTCAAATAGCTGAAGAATCCCGGtcacttttccatttctgtattaATGAAGTGGAACATTtggacaaagcaaaacaaagtcagAAAGGTCCCAGTCTGGAGAGTCATATCCACTTCCAGGAAGTTCCCAGGAGCAGTGGAATGTTTGAGGAGGACCTAAATTGTCTTACAAAATTTAACATTCCTAACTTCGTGAACACAGAGCAGAACTCTTCACTAGGTGAGGATGATCTCCTCATCTCAGAGCCACCAATCATTTTAGAAAGCAAATCGGTCATGCAGTCTTCCCATCGGATCCTTGACTGA